In the Colletotrichum lupini chromosome 1, complete sequence genome, one interval contains:
- a CDS encoding short chain dehydrogenase, with amino-acid sequence MARNLSTLPTYLTRLFSLAGRTAVVTGGSSGIGKEIALALGQAGAKIILIARRSQPLAATVDQLTQLGVPATSITADLANLADLNHASARIKSAHGIPDILVNAAGVNNRPPLSRITQGDWDYTIAANLTAPFALGQAFGPGMAERGSGRIINLASQQSFRAFGNSGAYGVAKGGLVSLTRSQAEAWSPSGVLCNAIAPGLVDTPMTEEVFSDTEKAETHAARTMTGRNGKAEDFAGVAIWLASDASATVTGQTICVDGGYSAH; translated from the coding sequence ATGGCGAGAAATCTCAGCACTCTGCCGACCTACCTCACCCGCCTCTTCAGTCTGGCGGGCAGAACAGCAGTTGTCACTGGTGGTAGCTCAGGAATCGGAAAAGAAATTGCCCTCGCCTTAGGTCAAGCCGGCGCAAAAATCATACTCATTGCACGGAGATCACAACCTCTAGCAGCGACAGTCGATCAGCTCACACAACTTGGTGTCCCCGCGACGTCCATCACGGCAGACCTCGCCAACCTAGCAGACCTCAACCACGCCAGCGCTCGCATCAAGTCCGCGCACGGCATACCAGACATCCTCGTCAACGCAGCAGGCGTCAACAACCGCCCGCCATTGTCACGAATAACACAAGGAGACTGGGACTACACCATCGCCGCGAACCTAACTGCCCCGTTTGCCTTAGGCCAAGCATTCGGCCCGGGAATGGCAGAGCGCGGAAGCGGACGCATTATCAATCTTGCCAGCCAGCAGTCATTCCGCGCATTTGGTAACAGCGGTGCTTATGGTGTAGCAAAAGGCGGTTTGGTGTCGCTTACGCGCTCTCAAGCCGAGGCCTGGTCGCCGAGCGGGGTTCTGTGCAACGCCATTGCGCCGGGACTTGTGGACACTCCGATGACGGAAGAGGTCTTTTCGGATACGGAGAAGGCGGAGACACATGCGGCGCGGACAATGACTGGGCGTAATGGCAAGGCCGAGGACTTTGCCGGAGTTGCCATATGGTTGGCGAGTGATGCGAGTGCTACTGTCACAGGGCAAACCATTTGCGTCGATGGGGGGTACTCGGCCCATTGA
- a CDS encoding FAD binding domain-containing protein, translated as MASRLSAILLYALVASADIAPARCKVYPGDISWPSDEAWAALNERVENRLLKPRPQAAACYSGAEYDEAACASMTATWTNSYTHLDDPIEMFSPVYQGLTCLPPNIYDSGNCTMGGFPWYVINATSAKHVQEGVKFAKETGVRLVVKNTGHDFSGKSGGGESLSIWTHHLKSIEFIENITDDTEGYSGPAFKCGTGVQAFEIYKVASEYGRVVVGGEGQTVGVMGGYIQGGGHSPLSSIYGTGADQALAFEVVTADGDLVTADHSQNADLFWALRGGGGSTFAVAISVTVKAFPDVPTTASAFKFSTADGLSNETFWSGVRSYFDSFIHNADNGTYSYFLLLHNNPSPGNFLFQMTPFFAPNKTAKEVTSLLDPWFTKLHDLGIRFDPNITEYQSFYPAWKDFFPLEVVEKVNVQSGSRLFPRKNFESEELKQATFEAIRTSLETNHVFVGFNIKAISPDDPDNAVNPAWRENILFALQSVRWSINATAEEILEARKGFTFGDMQRWRDVSPGAGSYLAESDRMEPNFQQSFYGDSKYPRLLELKRRWDPEDVFYAATAVGSEFWEVVTENKLPHENGRLCRVV; from the exons ATGGCTTCTCGACTGTCAGCGATACTTTTGTACGCTCTGGTGGCTTCAGCAGACATCGCACCGGCTCGTTGCAAAGTATATCCAGGTGACATCTCCTGGCCCTCTGACGAAGCCTGGGCGGCTCTCAATGAACGGGTAGAAAACCGCCTCCTTAAGCCACGACCGCAGGCAGCAGCATGCTACAGTGGCGCCGAGTACGATGAGGCCGCCTGTGCCAGCATGACGGCCACTTGGACGAACTCCTACACCCACCTTGATGACCCTATCGAAATGTTCTCGCCCGTCTATCAGGGTCTCACGTGTTTGCCACCCAACATTTACGACTCTGGCAACTGTACCATGGGTGGGTTCCCGTGGTACGTAATTAATGCCACTTCTGCCAAGCACGTACAAGAAGGCGTTAAGTTTGCCAAAGAGACGGGTGTGAGACTGGTAGTCAAGAATACAGGACATGACTTCTCAGGCAAATCGGGTGGTGGAGAGTCATTGAGTATATGGACACATCACCTGAAAAGCATTGAATTCATCGAGAATATTACCGACGATACCGAGGGATACTCTGGTCCTGCTTTCAAATGTGGCACCGGTGTTCAAGCTTTCGAGATATACAAGGTGGCGTCTGAATACGGTAGAGTTGTTGTTGGTGGCGAAGGACAG ACTGTTGGGGTGATGGGAGGGTACATACAGGGTGGAGGCCATTCTCCCCTGAGTTCGATATATGGTACTGGGGCAGACCAAGCCCTGGCCTTCGAGGTCGTGACAGCGGACGGAGACCTTGTGACTGCAGACCACAGCCAAAATGCTGATCTATTTTGGGCGCTtcgaggtggtggtggctcGACCTTTGCTGTAGCAATCTCGGTCACAGTCAAGGCCTTTCCAGACGTTCCCACAACTGCCTCGGCGTTCAAATTCTCTACGGCGGACGGTCTGTCCAACGAGACTTTTTGGAGTGGTGTACGCAGCTACTTCGACTCTTTTATTCACAACGCCGACAATGGCACGTACTCGTACTTCCTCTTGTTGCACAACAACCCAAGCCCTGGGAATTTTCTCTTCCAGATGACGCCCTTCTTCGCACCCAACAAGACAGCAAAGGAAGTGACCAGTTTGCTAGACCCATGGTTCACCAAGCTCCACGATCTCGGGATTAGGTTCGACCCTAATATCACAGAATACCAAAGCTTCTATCCTGCCTGGAAAGACTTCTTCCCGCTCGAGGTAGTCGAGAAGGTAAACGTTCAAAGCGGTTCGCGTCTCTTTCCCCGCAAGAATTTCGAAAGCGAAGAGCTGAAGCAGGCCACTTTTGAAGCTATCCGCACATCCCTCGAGACTAATCACGTCTTTGTTGGATTCAACATCAAGGCCATCAGTCCCGATGACCCAGACAACGCTGTCAACCCAGCCTGGCGCGAGAATATCTTGTTCGCTCTCCAGTCCGTCAGGTGGTCCATAAATGCCACCGCGGAGGAAATTTTAGAAGCCCGCAAAGGTTTCACTTTCGGAGATATGCAGCGGTGGAGAGATGTCTCTCCAGGTGCTGGCTCATACCTTGCTGAGTCGGACAGGATGGAGCCGAATTTCCAACAGTCGTTCTATGGCGACAGCAAATACCCTCGGTTGCTGGAGCTGAAACGTAGATGGGACCCTGAGGATGTTTTCTATGCTGCGACTGCTGTCGGTAGTGAGTTCTGGGAAGTTGTCACCGAAAATAAGCTCCCCCACGAGAATGGAAGACTGTGCCGGGTGGTTTGA
- a CDS encoding O-methyltransferase, with product MSSITELLYDLVGKLSALIESPLKQSEMNEKITQIAERVIAAARPDMPDWTTRVNGFGEFVAMKLFIDWNAFEAIPPSGTISYEELSKKLNADKSLVQRIAWHLIAHGVLIQVGEEELAHTEISKRYLPGLPDTVVFSFWYEGTIVPSVKMPEYFAKYGRREPDSEIRTPLAFGFGQPEMTPYEVYYQEPKRRDQFQKAMQMAQYAAPFTGSYNFSWIKEKIRNMDEQRAVLVDVGAGNGHVTKAILQENSFIPTERVVLEDREDVLNHVAAMNDPWLKDAKLQIHDFHTRQPIKRQYFIILSKLTETLTHGFSQTLWFIGYVDAYIIMAMRLAMASDSRLLIADNVIPNPPPITECMLDFTMLNIAGKERTATAFNDVITRAGLRMVKVHGMDKKLQVVESVSQSPAVCSFDVGYPGSMTISFNFDVTHCFGRPQEHPKDLGSHTEKFMNARRQNDQDLQVWPGSTASTTGFSDSDTNTCIFSYATPSWFDVLANSFQMGPLGDS from the exons ATGTCTTCCATCACTGAGCTGCTTTACGACCTTGTCGGAAAGCTTTCTGCTCTCATTGAATCCCCATTAAAGCAATCTGAGATGAATGAAAAGATTACACAAATTGCGGAACGGGTCATCGCTGCTGCCCGGCCTGATATGCCCGACTGGACTACAAGGGTCAATGGCTTCGGCGAGTTCGTTGCCATGAAGCTTTTTATTGATTGGAACGCGTTTGAAGCAATTCCTCCAAGTGGAACTATCTCGTATGAAGAGCTTTCCAAGAAGCTCAACGCTGACAAGTCTTTGGTTC AACGGATTGCATGGCATCTGATTGCGCATGGAGTACTGATACAAGTAGGTGAAGAGGAGTTGGCACATACCGAGATCTCCAAACGCTATCTTCCAGGCTTGCCGGATACAGTCGTGTTTAGTTTCTG GTATGAGGGAACTATTGTGCCTTCCGTGAAAATGCCGGAATACTTCGCGAAGTACGGCCGCCGAGAGCCAGATTCTGAGATCCGAACACCACTGGCCTTTGGATTTGGCCAGCCAGAGATGACGCCGTACGAAGTTTACTACCAAGAACCAAAGAGAAGGGACCAATTCCAGAAAGCCATGCAAATGGCACAATATGCGGCCCCTTTCACCGGCTCGTACAACTTCAGTTGGATCAAGGAGAAAATCCGAAACATGGACGAGCAACGGGCAGTACTTGTGGACGTTGGCGCCGGAAATGGCCACGTCACCAAGGCCATATTGCAGGAAAACTCATTCATCCCAACGGAACGCGTCGTTCTCGAGGATAGAGAGGATGTGCTTAATCATGTAGCCGCAATGAACGATCCGTGGCTGAAAGATGCCAAGTTACAAATCCACGATTTTCATACGAGGCAGCCTATCAAGCGTCAGTACTTCATTATCCTGTCCAAACTCACAGAAACCTTGACTCATGGCTTCTCACAGACGCTCTGGTTTATTGGATACGTCGATGCCTACATAATTATGGCGATGAGACTT GCCATGGCATCCGATAGCAGGCTTCTCATTGCCGACAACGTCATACCTAATCCGCCTCCGATTACAGAATGCATGCTAGACTTTACGATGTTGAATATTGCTGGCAAGGAGAGAACGGCCACTGCTTTTAATGACGTCATCACCCGTGCGGGACTGAGAATGGTAAAGGTGCATGGTATGGATAAGAAATTACAAGTTGTCGAGT CCGTAAGCCAGTCACCTGCAGTATGCTCCTTTGATGTAGGATATCCTGGTTCAATGACAATCAG TTTCAACTTCGACGTCACCCACTGCTTCG GGAGACCCCAAGAGCACCCTAAGGATCTCGGGTCCCATACTGAGAAGTTTATGAATGCGCGAAGGCAAAATGATCAGGATCTGCAAGTCTGGCCAGGAAGCACAGCTTCAACGACGGGCTTCTCCGATTCCGATAC CAATACCTGTATCTTCTCTTACGCGACCCCATCCTGGTTTGACGTGCTAGCCAACAGCTTCCAAATGGGTCCGCTGGGAGACAGTTAA
- a CDS encoding gamma-glutamyltranspeptidase — protein MKFSLTSAALAQLLLGITIQSTLAAPSHSTTPKLGAVASESDICSKIGTELLKKGGNAADATVGTVLCVGVVGMYHSGIGGGGFMLVRSSNGTYEFIDFRETAPAAAYENMYTNNTRASLYGGLASGVPGELRGLEHLHKKYGKLPWSKVVEPAVKVARYGWRVNEDLVRYMKSVTPNGNFLTDDPSWAIDFAPHGTLLKLNETITRKRYADTLEVIAKEGVNAFYTGAIANATIAALSKSNGTMTMADLKNYTVAIREPAQISYRGYKLTACNAPSGGIVALSALNIVSGYEGFGDPASRNNTVHRLDESMRFAYGQRTELGDPSFVDGLSAYTKSMISPEVGAEIRSKISDFRTYNVSYYNPEGIESLETPGTSHIAVADASGMAISLTTTVNLLFGSQLMVPETGVIMNDEMNDFSIPGSSNAFGFVPSPANYVRPGKRPLSSISPVIVEHPDGKLYFVIGSAGGSRIITATIQNIHNVLDRNLTVSQALAEPRFHDQLTPNTAAFEYAYDNSTTSYLASLGTNVTWAAPGGSTAQGVRLLPNGTFEAAGEPRQKNSGGFAV, from the exons ATGAAGTTCTCCCTGACTTCCGCTGCCCTCGCGCAGCTCCTGCTCGGCATCACCATCCAGTCCACCCTCGCGGCCCCGAGCCACAGCACGACCCCGAAGCTGGGTGCCGTCGCCTCAGAGTCCGACATCTGCAGCAAGATCGGTACTGAGCTCCTCAAGAAGGGCGGAAATGCTGCCGACGCGACGGTCGGCACCGTCCTCTGTGTCGGTGTCGTTGGCATGTACCACAGCGgcatcggcggcggcggtttCATGCTCGTGAGGTCGAGCAATGGCACCTACGAGTTCATTGACTTCAGAGAGACGGCCCCGGCCGCCGCCTACGAGAACATGTACACGAACAACACGAGAGCCAGCTTGTATGGAGGTCTCGCTAG CGGTGTCCCTGGTGAGCTCCGCGGCCTCGAGCATTTGCACAAGAAGTACGGCAAGCTGCCTTGGTCAAAGGTAGTCGAGCCTGCGGTCAAGGTCGCCCGCTATGGCTGGCGCGTCAACGAGGACTTGGTCAGATACATGAAGTCAGTCACCCCCAATGGCAACTTCCTGACCGATGATCCGTCATGGGCCATCGACTTTGCGCCGCACGGCACCCTCCTCAAGCTCAATGAGACGATCACGCGCAAGCGCTACGCCGACACGCTTGAGGTCATCGCAAAGGAGGGCGTCAACGCCTTCTACACCGGTGCCATCGCCAATGCGACCATTGCCGCATTGTCAAAGTCCAACGGCACCATGACCATGGCCGACCTCAAGAACTACACCGTCGCCATCAGAGAGCCCGCGCAGATCTCGTACAGGGGCTACAAGCTCACGGCCTGCAATGCCCCCTCCGGCGGCATCGTCGCCCTCAGCGCTCTCAACATCGTCAGCGGATACGAAGGGTTCGGCGACCCGGCCTCGCGGAACAACACCGTCCACAGACTGGACGAGTCCATGCGCTTCGCCTACGGCCAGCGCACCGAGCTCGGCGACCCGTCCTTTGTCGACGGTCTCTCGGCCTACACCAAGAGCATGATCTCCCCCGAGGTCGGCGCCGAAATCCGCTCCAAGATCTCCGACTTCCGCACATATAACGTGTCCTACTACAACCCAGAGGGCATTGAGTCCCTCGAGACCCCGGGAACCTCGCACATCGCCGTCGCCGACGCCAGCGGCATGGCCATCTCCCTCACCACGACTGTAAACCTCCTCTTCGGCTCCCAGCTCATGGTCCCCGAGACGGGCGTCATCATGAACGACGAGATGAACGACTTCAGTATTCCCGGCTCCAGCAACGCCTTCGGCTTCGTCCCCAGCCCGGCCAACTACGTCCGTCCCGGCAAGCGTCCCCTCTCCTCCATCTCCCCCGTCATTGTCGAGCACCCCGACGGTAAGCTCTACTTCGTTATCGGCTCGGCCGGCGGCAGCCGCATCATCACCGCCACTATCCAGAACATCCACAACGTTCTCGACAGGAACCTGACCGTGTCGCAAGCCCTCGCCGAGCCTCGCTTCCACGACCAGCTGACCCCCAACACGGCTGCTTTCGAGTACGCTTACGACAACAGCACCACGAGCTACCTTGCGAGCTTGGGCACGAATGTCACCTGGGCTGCACCCGGCGGTAGCACAGCGCAGGGTGTGAGGCTGCTGCCGAACGGCACGTTCGAGGCAGCTGGCGAGCCGAGACAGAAGAACTCTGGTGGATTCGCTGTCTAA